The genome window GGCGCGTCGGGCCGCGCGCTGACCAAGCAGTCAGCTTACCCGCAAGGCGGCGCCCATGTCCACCGCGGCGCCGACGCGACGCGCCGCTCGAAGCCCGTCACGCGCCGCCGTGCACCTCGAGCTCGCGCACCCCCGGGTTCGCCGCGAGGTAGAGGGCGGCGTCCACCAGGCGCTGCACGGGGATCCAGCGCGAGGTGTCGGCGCCGGGCATCGCCGCGCGGTTCGCCGGCGTGTCGATGGTGCCCATGGGGTGGAGGACGGCGGCGTGGACGCCGGTGCCGACGAGCTCGGCGGCCAGCGACCTGAAGTAGCCCGCGAGCGCCGACTTGGCGGCCGCGTACGCGGTCCGCCCGGGGGCCGGCTGGAGCGCGGACCCCGCGCCGAAGGCGAGCACGAAGCCCTCGCCCCGCGCGATCATGCCGGGGAGGACGGCGCGGGTGGCGTTCACCACGGTCGTGAGGTTCTCGTCGAGCAGCGCCCTCACGGCCGCCAGGTCGGCCTCGTGGGCCGGGGCGGCCGCGAAGCCGCCGACGGCGTTGAGCAGCACCGCGCACGAGCCCACGGCGCGGTCGAAGGCCTCGAACTGGCGCCGCGTGGCCGCCTCGTCGCGCAGGTCGACGCCCGCGTAGCCGAGCCTGGCCGCGGGCTCGAGGGCGAGCACGGCCTCCCTGGCGGCCTCGGCGCTGTCCTGACCGGCCACGAGGGCGACGGGCCAGCCGCGGCGGGCCAGCGCCGCGGCGAGGTGCGGGCCGACGGCGCCGGCGGCGCCGGTGACGGCGGCGTAGGTGCCTTCACGGGGTGAGGAGACGTCGACTGGCATGAGGGCAGTCTAAGTGCGGCGCCGCCCGCGTGCCGCGCGGACCGCCCGTATACTCCACCGATGAGCCTCACGCTGGCGCTCCGACCCCAGCTCCTGGCCGCACGCGCCGCGTCGCGCGCGCTGCCCGCCGCCGACCGCGACGCCGGGCTCCGCGCCATGGCGGAGGGCCTCTCCCGCGACGCCGCGTCGATCCTGGCGGCGAACGAGGAGGACGTGCGCGCCGCCCGCGCGTCCGGCATGCCGGAGCCCCAGGTCGACAGGCTGGCCCTGACGCCCGCCCGCCTGGCGGCGATGGCGCGGGCCTGCGAACAGGTCGCCGACCTGCCCGACCCGCTCGGGCGCGTCCTGGACGGCTGGAGCCTGGCGGCCGGACCGCGCGTCACGAAGGTGACGGTGCCGTTCGGGGTGATCGCCATGGTCTACGAGTCGCGGCCCAACGTCACCGTCGACGCCGCGGCCCTGGCCCTCAAGGCCGGGAGCGCCGCCGTGCTGCGCGGCTCGTCGAGCGCCCTCAGGAGCAACAGGGCGCTGGCGGCGAGCCTGCGGCGGTCGCTCGCCGGCGCCGGGCTGCCCGAGGACGCCGTGCAGCTCGTCGACTCCCCGGAC of Trueperaceae bacterium contains these proteins:
- a CDS encoding SDR family NAD(P)-dependent oxidoreductase → MPVDVSSPREGTYAAVTGAAGAVGPHLAAALARRGWPVALVAGQDSAEAAREAVLALEPAARLGYAGVDLRDEAATRRQFEAFDRAVGSCAVLLNAVGGFAAAPAHEADLAAVRALLDENLTTVVNATRAVLPGMIARGEGFVLAFGAGSALQPAPGRTAYAAAKSALAGYFRSLAAELVGTGVHAAVLHPMGTIDTPANRAAMPGADTSRWIPVQRLVDAALYLAANPGVRELEVHGGA